The following is a genomic window from Ethanoligenens harbinense YUAN-3.
CCCTTTCCGATAAACCGCGGGCATGACATACTGGAACGGGGTTGCGCCCCGTTCGACGGATTCCGAATGCCCGATGAAGAGATAGCCTCCGTCTTCCAGACATTGATAAAATTTATTGACCAGCGCGGTCTTGGTTTCCCGCTCGAAATAGATCATGACATTGCGGCAGAAGATGGCGTGGAACTTGCGGCGGAACGGGAAAAGCGGCGTCATGAGGTTGAACGGCTTGAACTCCACCTGCCGCCGGATCTCCTCTTTCACGCGCATGCCACCGTCCGCTTTCTCAAAATACCGCATCTTCCACAGGGCAGGCATGTTCGCCACCGATTCTTCGGAATAAACGCCCTCTTTGGCAATGCTCATGGCCCGCTCCGAGATATCCGTTGCCAGCAGCTGCGTGTTCCAGGTCGGCAGCTTTCCGGCATACCGGTCCCGCAGAACCATTTGCAGCGTATAAGGCTCCTCGCCGGTGGAGCAGCCCGCGCACCAGACACGCACGTCCCGCCCTTTTTCCACCGATTCGATATAGGGCAGAACCGTGTCACGGAAAAAATCAAAATGTCCCGATTCCCGCATGAAGTATGTATGATTGGTGGTCAGGCGGTTGATCAGCGTGGTCATCTCACGGCCGGTGGGATCGCGGAAAACCGTATTCAGATAGGTGTGGAAATCCCCCAGGCCGCGTTCCAGAATCAAATTGCTGAGCCGCCCCTCAATCAGCACCTTCTTTTGGGACAGATTGATGCCGTAATGCTGTTTGATATAGGCGGTAAGCCGTTCAAAATCCGCCTGTCCGATCGTGAGCAAACCAGATCCTCCTCATCGACCGCCGGTCTGCGGCAGCCTTTCCGTAATGCTGACAAAAAGCCCGGCCTGGCCGGGCCAACGGTATACGCGGTTTATTGCGCCGCGCTGCTGATGGTCTCCATATCTTCGTTGGAAACGAGTTTCCGGCAGTCCAGCAGCAGGACAACGGCGGCGCCCACCTTACCGATCCCTTTGATATACCGATTCTGGAAACCGGTCTTGTAGCTTGGCGGCGGCACCACGTTCTCGTCCCCCACCGTAACAACCTCGGCAACGCTGTCCACGATCAGGCCGATGGAGATGTCTTCAATGTCGATGACGATGATGCAGGTCCGGTCGTTATAGGGAATGGGTTCTTTTTTGAATTTCAGGCGGATGTCGATGACTGGAATGACCTGGCCACGCAGATTGATGATACCCTTTACATAATCGGGCACCTCCGGCACGAAGGTGACGGGCTGGATGCCGATGATCTCGGTTACAAAACGGATCTCGATGCCAAACGTCTCCCTGTCCAGCTCAAAGGTGAGATATTTTCCGCGCTGGGTATCTTCTTCCCCCGCGACGGCCATCTGCTTTTCCGTGTTTTCCATCTTGCATACTCCTTTTATGGTGTAGACCGGTTCCGCGGCGTCAGCCGATCACCCGGTCGATCAACCCTTTTGCGTTGAGAATCAGGCTGATGCTGCCGTCCCCCAGTATGGTGCAGCCCTCGATACCGGAATCTCTCGTGTGGCATTTGATGAGGTATTGCGGCAGCGGCTTGACCACCACCTGCTGTTCGCCCAGCAATTCGTCCGCAAACAGGCAGGCGGCCCGGTTTTCGCCTTCCACCATGATGAGAATGCCCTTGTGGAGCCGGTCGACCTTCGGCTCGATGCCGAACAGACGGTGCAGGCGGATGATGGGGTAGACATTACCGCGGATCATGATCATCTCGTTGTTGTCGTTGTCGTACAGGATGCTGTCTTCCTTCGGCCGAAATGACTCTTTGATGGAGACCGTGGGCAACGTGAAAATGTTGCCGCCCACCGAAAGCTCCATGGCGTCCGCGATGGCAAGTGTGAGTGGGATGATGATGGTCATGGTGGTGCCTTCGCCCTTGATGCTCTTGATGGAAATGCTGCCGCCCACTTCCTCAATGTTCTGCTTAACCACATCCATGCCGACGCCGCGGCCGGAAAACTCGGTGACCTTGTCGTTGGTGGAGAAGCCGGGTAACATGATGAGTGAAAAGATCTCGCGGTCGGTCATATCGCCAACCGGTTTGGTGAGCAAGCCGTTTTCCGCGGCTTTTTTCAGGATCTTGTCCTTGTCCATACCGCCGCCGTCGTCCGAGACGGAGATCTTGACATCGCCGCCCGCATTGTGTGCGGAGAGCGTGATGCGCGCTTTGCGCGGCTTGCCGGACCGGAGGCGCTCCTCCTCCGCTTCCACACCGTGGTCCATGGCGTTGCGGATCAGGTGCATCAGCGGGTCGGAGAGATGGTCGATAATGTTTTTATCCACCTCGGTTTCCTCTCCCACTGTAACGAACTCGACATCCTTGCTTAATTTATGGCTCATGTCGCGCACGATGCGCTGCATCTTGCGGAACGTGCCGCCGATGGGCACCATGCGGACGGACATAACGATATCCTGCAACTCGTCGGTCAGCTTGCGGAGCTGGCGCGCCGCTTTATGGAAATTCTCCAGTTCAAGCCCCGCGAGGTCGGGGTTCTTGGTCACCATGGACTCGGAAATGACCAGCTCGCCCACCAGATCCATCAGCATGTCCAGCTTGCCGACATTGACGCTGATGAGGTTGAGCTTGGTGGCTTTCGGCGCCTCGGCAGGCGACGCGGACGGCTGCTTCTCCAGCTTCTGAAGCGCCGCGCCCTGCTCTTTGGCCGGTGCAGGCTGTGCGGCGGGCTGTTGCGCCGGGGTCTCTTCGGCAGGCGGCGCAGGCGGTGTCGCCACCTCGTCGTCATAGGCGTCCACCGGCGTCAGCTCATAAGATTTCAGATACAGCGACTCGTCGAACAGGGAACGCATTCGTTCTTCGGGCTCGGCGGTGGAAAAGAAGATGTCAAACCCCTTCTGGAGGATCGTTTCCGACGGCGTGCCAAGCAGGTCGGTCGGGTTGGTGTAAAGTTCCACCGTATACTCGGTTAGATTGCGCACAATATTGAACGCGCGCAGATTTTCCATCTGCCCGCCTTCTTCGAACACCAGATGTGCGGTGTATTTGCGTGCGCCTTTCTGCCCGTCTCCGGTCTGCGCGCCGGCGGCCGGCTCCGCAGCAAGGGCCGGTGTTTCTTCGGCGGCAGGCGCGGCCGGAGCATGCCCGGCGGGCGCTTCGCCGGAGGCCTCACCGGAAATGTATTGCAGGAACTCCTTGATACCCTGCTCGATTGCGGACGCGTCGCCGTCGGGCTGCTGCCCGCTTTCCAGCTTGGACACCTCCGCCTTGATGAAGTCGGAAGCCGGAAGCACCAGATCGCAGACCGCCGAGATATCCAGCGACTCCGGGTGGTTCTCGCGTATATAGAAAAACAGATCTTCCACCGCATGGGCCAGCGTGGAAATATTCTGAAACGCCATCATGGCTGAAGACCCCTTGATGGTGTGCATGATGCGGAAAATCTCATTGATGTGCTCCGTGGAAAGCGAACCGCTCCTTTCCGTTTCCAGCATGATCTCTTCCAGCTGGTCGAGCAGTTGGTTTTCCTCATAGACATACATTTCCAGCATGGAGCCCATTCCGTTATCGTCCATCGTTTATCCCCCAGCTATTTTCCTTGCATGGTCTCGCATATCAACCCGCTTCAGGCTGGCATGGAGACCAGCGCCGCCCGGATCTGTTCGCGCAGCGCTTCGTCGCCGCACCGTTCCAGTGCCTGTTCGTAATATATTTTGGAGCATTTTTTCAGCCCCATGCGGCTGTAGATATCCCCGGCGTTATACAGCAGATCCGCATCGTCCGGGAAACGCAGAAGACCCGCCCGCACGATAAGGGCCGCGCGTTCATCCTGCCCGAGGTAATAGGCGGTGACCGCCGCCATGGAATACCACGGTGCATCCGGCTCGGCAAGATCGCGCAGAACAGCCAGCGCCGCCTGTGCGGTGTGAAAATCGCCCCGCTCCAGATGAGCGGCCACCCGTGCCTGCTCCGCCGCCATATCCGGCTGCTTATCCGCCCGGAAAGCCCGCAGGCGCTTTTCCGCTGATTCCAGCATGCCATCCGCCGCCGGGCCATCCGCCCCCTGCGCTTTTGCCAACCGAAGCAGGTCCTCCGCCTCGCCCATGCGGCCCAAGCGACAGGTGTAATATCCGCGCAGGAACACGGTCTCCGGCGAAAGCGGCGCGGCCTCCACGGCAGCCAGCGCGGCGGAATACGCAAATGATTTTTCGAGCTGCTCCGCAAAAGCCTGGGCAAGCCCGGTTCCCAACTGCTCCGCCGCAGTGCGGGCAATCTGCGCGGACAGCGCGCCGCCTCGCAGACGGTCGGCTTCCACCACCAGACTGGCGATCTGTGGAATATCGTCCTCGGCCACCGGCGCGTCGGCCACGCCCAGCGCCGCCTGCTGGCAGGGCGGTGCGACCGATTTGGCGTGCTCCAGCGCGTCCGCGTTCTGCGCAAGCACGGCGCAGAGCAGCGCGCGCATGGCCGAGTCCTTGTTCTTTGCTCCCACCGCATTGAGGTAAAAAAAGTTGGATGCGCCCAGATAATCGCCGTTGCCCGCCTGAATAAAACCGGACAGAGTGGCGTCGATGTCCTTTGCCCCCTGCCTGTCCCGCATATAGGCATAACCGAATGTGGCGGGCTTAGACATATAGTACATCATGACGGCGCCCAGCATCTGCGGCTTGACGGCGTCATCCAGCGACAGGAAAAAATCCTGCGCGAACGCATCGGCATGCAGGTCGCCCATCGGCTTGACAATGGCCAGCATGCGCAGCATGGCGGCATTGTTCTTTGCATGGCGCGACAGATCGGCAAACAGATCCAGCGCACCCACCGCATCACCCAGCGCCCACTTGCACAATCCGCGGAAATAATCGATGCGCTCCATCTCCGCACCGACAGAGTCGCAGTCCGCGCCATCATAGACAGCGGAGCGTTTCACCGCGCGGTCGAACTGCTCGAGCGCCTGCGCAAACATTCTCCGGCGATAATCGTACCGCGCACGGGCATAGGCAGCGTCGGGATAGCCGGGAAAATCCCGCTCCAGCATGGAAATCCATTCGTCCAGCTCTTCCAGCGGACCTTCTTCCTTTTCCAGGCTGTTGATGCTGTTGATGTATGGCTTGGCTTCCAGCCCCAGCATACGTACGCCGGTTTTCCTCCTGCCCTCCAGATAGGCGCGCGCTTCGGCGCGTGTTTCCTCGTGGCGGTTCATGCCCGAATAACAGTCGCACATATAGGCATGCAGCGCCGCTTCCCGCGTCGGTTCCGGGTGCGTTTCCAGTTCCTTTTGCAGCAGACGCAGGTTGCGCGCCAGCTTCCCCTCAAACCGATCGGAGGAATAGCCGGTATGATAATAGAAAAACTGCAGTTTGGGAACGGTGGCGATTTCCAGCCCCTGCGGTGAAAAAATGCTCTCGTGAATGGGAAAACGGTAGCGCAGGCCGGCGCGGAAAATGCGGATGACTCCTACCTCGCTTTTCTGCCGGCCGCTGGCATCGTCGAGGTTCACCTCACGGGCCATCACGCAGTTTTTCCCTTTGCGCTCGGCGTTTTCGATCACCCGGCGCACCTGTGTGCCGCAGTTTTCGCTGAAATACTGGTCGGCATCG
Proteins encoded in this region:
- a CDS encoding chemotaxis protein CheA; this translates as MDDNGMGSMLEMYVYEENQLLDQLEEIMLETERSGSLSTEHINEIFRIMHTIKGSSAMMAFQNISTLAHAVEDLFFYIRENHPESLDISAVCDLVLPASDFIKAEVSKLESGQQPDGDASAIEQGIKEFLQYISGEASGEAPAGHAPAAPAAEETPALAAEPAAGAQTGDGQKGARKYTAHLVFEEGGQMENLRAFNIVRNLTEYTVELYTNPTDLLGTPSETILQKGFDIFFSTAEPEERMRSLFDESLYLKSYELTPVDAYDDEVATPPAPPAEETPAQQPAAQPAPAKEQGAALQKLEKQPSASPAEAPKATKLNLISVNVGKLDMLMDLVGELVISESMVTKNPDLAGLELENFHKAARQLRKLTDELQDIVMSVRMVPIGGTFRKMQRIVRDMSHKLSKDVEFVTVGEETEVDKNIIDHLSDPLMHLIRNAMDHGVEAEEERLRSGKPRKARITLSAHNAGGDVKISVSDDGGGMDKDKILKKAAENGLLTKPVGDMTDREIFSLIMLPGFSTNDKVTEFSGRGVGMDVVKQNIEEVGGSISIKSIKGEGTTMTIIIPLTLAIADAMELSVGGNIFTLPTVSIKESFRPKEDSILYDNDNNEMIMIRGNVYPIIRLHRLFGIEPKVDRLHKGILIMVEGENRAACLFADELLGEQQVVVKPLPQYLIKCHTRDSGIEGCTILGDGSISLILNAKGLIDRVIG
- a CDS encoding CheR family methyltransferase → MLTIGQADFERLTAYIKQHYGINLSQKKVLIEGRLSNLILERGLGDFHTYLNTVFRDPTGREMTTLINRLTTNHTYFMRESGHFDFFRDTVLPYIESVEKGRDVRVWCAGCSTGEEPYTLQMVLRDRYAGKLPTWNTQLLATDISERAMSIAKEGVYSEESVANMPALWKMRYFEKADGGMRVKEEIRRQVEFKPFNLMTPLFPFRRKFHAIFCRNVMIYFERETKTALVNKFYQCLEDGGYLFIGHSESVERGATPFQYVMPAVYRKG
- a CDS encoding glycosyltransferase, which encodes MKAYTRKKGDVKISACTIAKNEAKNIARCINSYKEFVDEIIVVDTGSTDDTVRIAEECGATVLHFDWCDDFSAAKNFAIEAASGDWIICLDADQYFSENCGTQVRRVIENAERKGKNCVMAREVNLDDASGRQKSEVGVIRIFRAGLRYRFPIHESIFSPQGLEIATVPKLQFFYYHTGYSSDRFEGKLARNLRLLQKELETHPEPTREAALHAYMCDCYSGMNRHEETRAEARAYLEGRRKTGVRMLGLEAKPYINSINSLEKEEGPLEELDEWISMLERDFPGYPDAAYARARYDYRRRMFAQALEQFDRAVKRSAVYDGADCDSVGAEMERIDYFRGLCKWALGDAVGALDLFADLSRHAKNNAAMLRMLAIVKPMGDLHADAFAQDFFLSLDDAVKPQMLGAVMMYYMSKPATFGYAYMRDRQGAKDIDATLSGFIQAGNGDYLGASNFFYLNAVGAKNKDSAMRALLCAVLAQNADALEHAKSVAPPCQQAALGVADAPVAEDDIPQIASLVVEADRLRGGALSAQIARTAAEQLGTGLAQAFAEQLEKSFAYSAALAAVEAAPLSPETVFLRGYYTCRLGRMGEAEDLLRLAKAQGADGPAADGMLESAEKRLRAFRADKQPDMAAEQARVAAHLERGDFHTAQAALAVLRDLAEPDAPWYSMAAVTAYYLGQDERAALIVRAGLLRFPDDADLLYNAGDIYSRMGLKKCSKIYYEQALERCGDEALREQIRAALVSMPA
- a CDS encoding chemotaxis protein CheW, which gives rise to MENTEKQMAVAGEEDTQRGKYLTFELDRETFGIEIRFVTEIIGIQPVTFVPEVPDYVKGIINLRGQVIPVIDIRLKFKKEPIPYNDRTCIIVIDIEDISIGLIVDSVAEVVTVGDENVVPPPSYKTGFQNRYIKGIGKVGAAVVLLLDCRKLVSNEDMETISSAAQ